The Oscillospiraceae bacterium DNA window TTGGTTATCTGTCGGGAAGTATGGCACTTTTTTCCGATGCTTTTAATAACTTTTCGGATATGGGAACCTCAATAGTTTCAATTATCGGCATAAAGTTAAGCAATCAGGATGCAGATAAGGAACATCCATTCGGGCATGGCCGTATAGAATATATCGCATCTTTAGTTATTTCCTTTATCATTATGCTTGTCGGATTTGAACTTTTAAAAGAATCTATAATAAAAATTATAAATCCCGTCAAGGTTTCTTTGTCCCTGCCGTTTGTTTTTATTCTTACTATATCTGTTATAGTAAAATTATGGATGTACTCTTACAATAAATTTATAGGAGAAAAAATAAACTCAAAGGTCCTTATGGCAGCATCAAAAGATTCTATAGGTGATGCAGTTGCAACTGCTCTTATAGTTTTAGTTTCTTTTTTGGGAAAATATTTAAGTTTCCCAATTGATGGATATTTAGGTGTTATAGTTTCATTAATTATAATGTATTCGGGCTTTGGGGTTTCTAAAGATACCATTAACTCTCTTTTAGGTGCATCTCCTGACAGCGAAACAGTTAAAGGGATTGAGGATATAATATTATCCCATAAAGATGTAAGGGGTATTCATGACCTTATAATCCATGATTATGGTCCGGGAAGAATTTTTGCATCTGTTCATGCAGAAGTTCCTGAAAATG harbors:
- a CDS encoding cation transporter, with protein sequence MIKILINLFIKDSGNIKNTKVREKYSLLCGILGIINNLILFFIKAIIGYLSGSMALFSDAFNNFSDMGTSIVSIIGIKLSNQDADKEHPFGHGRIEYIASLVISFIIMLVGFELLKESIIKIINPVKVSLSLPFVFILTISVIVKLWMYSYNKFIGEKINSKVLMAASKDSIGDAVATALIVLVSFLGKYLSFPIDGYLGVIVSLIIMYSGFGVSKDTINSLLGASPDSETVKGIEDIILSHKDVRGIHDLIIHDYGPGRIFASVHAEVPENVSIVQIHETIDDIESLIEKNLGVHIVIHMDPIIENSGQLNLINKLISDTLCEIDVNLTYHDLRLTKKDECTNIVFDLCIPVFYKEYQRKDILDKITEVIRKWDENYNTVIKIDNKY